One window of the Brevundimonas goettingensis genome contains the following:
- the maiA gene encoding maleylacetoacetate isomerase has product MILHSYWRSGAAYRTRIALNLKGLEYERRDVDLRTRAHKTPEYLAINPQGMVPALEVEGAVLTQSVAILEWLEEAYPDPALLPTALLDRARVRAMAALIGSDIHPLNNLRVLGAVRGLGADQAGVDAWAGGWIAAGFDALEQMVARDGAGWSFGANPTMVDCYLIPQLYSARRFNVDLSPWPRLLAVEQAAETHPAFIAAHPDKQPDAD; this is encoded by the coding sequence ATGATCCTGCACTCCTACTGGCGCTCCGGCGCGGCCTACCGGACCCGGATCGCCCTCAATCTGAAGGGTCTGGAGTACGAGCGGCGCGACGTCGACCTGCGCACCCGGGCGCACAAGACCCCGGAGTATCTGGCGATCAACCCCCAGGGAATGGTCCCGGCCCTGGAGGTCGAGGGCGCGGTCCTGACCCAGAGCGTGGCCATTCTGGAATGGCTGGAAGAGGCCTACCCCGACCCCGCCCTGCTGCCGACCGCCCTGCTCGATCGCGCCCGGGTCCGGGCCATGGCCGCCCTCATCGGCTCGGACATCCATCCGCTGAACAATCTCAGGGTGCTCGGCGCCGTGCGCGGTCTGGGCGCCGATCAGGCCGGGGTGGACGCCTGGGCGGGCGGCTGGATCGCCGCCGGCTTCGACGCTCTGGAGCAGATGGTCGCGAGGGACGGGGCCGGCTGGAGCTTCGGCGCCAATCCCACCATGGTCGACTGCTATCTGATCCCGCAGCTCTATTCGGCGCGGCGCTTCAATGTCGATCTGTCGCCCTGGCCCAGGCTGCTGGCGGTCGAACAGGCGGCGGAAACCCATCCGGCCTTTATCGCGGCCCATCCGGACAAACAGCCGGACGCAGACTGA
- a CDS encoding fumarylacetoacetate hydrolase family protein, with product MTDWLFSPAPTPSLPIVGDERRFPVRRILCVGQNYAAHVREMGGDATRPAPFFFSKPADALVTDGKDPAYPSQTTNLHHEVELVVAIGEGGQAIGWAVGVDLTRRDLQALAKEKGRPWDASKGFDQSAPCGPLTLGDLPRPMGAIALSVNGVAKQSGSLDDMIWNPHEIVAKAGELWTLQPGDLIFTGTPEGVGPLVPGDTVEATIEGLTTLSFTVAPPL from the coding sequence ATGACCGACTGGCTCTTCTCACCCGCCCCGACCCCGTCCCTGCCGATCGTCGGCGATGAGCGCCGTTTTCCGGTACGCCGCATCCTGTGCGTGGGCCAGAACTACGCCGCCCATGTGCGCGAAATGGGCGGCGACGCGACCCGGCCGGCGCCCTTCTTCTTCTCCAAGCCGGCGGACGCCCTCGTCACCGACGGCAAGGATCCGGCCTATCCGTCGCAGACCACCAATCTGCATCACGAGGTCGAGCTGGTCGTGGCCATCGGTGAAGGTGGGCAGGCCATCGGCTGGGCGGTCGGCGTCGATCTGACCCGGCGCGACCTTCAGGCCCTGGCCAAGGAGAAGGGCCGTCCGTGGGACGCCTCCAAGGGCTTCGACCAGTCGGCCCCGTGCGGCCCCCTGACCCTTGGCGACCTGCCGCGGCCGATGGGCGCCATCGCCCTGTCGGTCAATGGGGTGGCCAAACAGTCGGGGTCGCTGGACGACATGATCTGGAACCCGCACGAGATCGTCGCCAAGGCGGGGGAGCTGTGGACCCTGCAGCCCGGCGACCTGATCTTCACCGGCACCCCGGAAGGCGTCGGGCCGCTGGTTCCGGGCGACACGGTCGAGGCCACCATCGAGGGCCTGACGACCCTGAGCTTCACCGTCGCCCCCCCGCTCTGA
- a CDS encoding IS5 family transposase (programmed frameshift), giving the protein MARYDLSETEWRLIQPLLPNKPRGVARVDDRRVINGIFYILRTGSPWRDLPGRYGPHTTVYNRFNRWAKAGVWVRVFEALSAASPGSMHLIDSSIIRAHQHAAGGKKGGPDHAIGRSRGGLSTKINALVDQDGLPLRITLSAGQASDKAAVEELIYGLKPAKALVADRGYDAQAVIDLVRSRGGCAHIPTQKDRKVQRSVDPAIYRQRNVVERYFCKLKHFRRVATRFDKLARNFLAAVLLASTRLWLRAYESTT; this is encoded by the exons ATGGCGCGATACGATCTGAGCGAAACGGAGTGGCGGCTGATCCAGCCGTTGCTTCCGAACAAGCCCCGCGGCGTGGCCCGCGTGGACGACCGTCGGGTGATCAACGGCATCTTCTACATTCTGAGGACGGGTTCGCCCTGGCGTGACCTGCCGGGTCGCTACGGGCCGCACACGACGGTCTACAATCGCTTCAATCGGTGGGCCAAAGCAGGCGTCTGGGTGCGGGTGTTCGAGGCGCTGTCGGCGGCGTCGCCGGGTTCGATGCACCTGATCGACAGTTCGATCATTCGGGCCCACCAGCACGCCGCCGGTGGAAAAAAGGGGG GCCCGGATCACGCCATCGGCCGATCTCGTGGGGGACTGAGCACCAAGATCAACGCCCTGGTCGATCAGGACGGATTGCCGCTCAGGATCACCCTCTCGGCCGGCCAGGCGTCCGACAAGGCCGCCGTCGAGGAACTGATCTACGGCCTCAAGCCCGCCAAGGCGCTCGTCGCCGACAGAGGTTACGACGCACAGGCCGTCATCGATCTGGTCCGCTCTCGCGGCGGCTGCGCCCATATCCCGACCCAGAAGGATCGCAAGGTCCAGCGCTCCGTCGATCCCGCCATCTATCGACAGCGCAACGTCGTGGAGCGCTACTTCTGCAAGCTCAAGCACTTCCGCCGCGTCGCCACACGCTTCGACAAACTGGCCCGCAACTTCCTCGCCGCCGTACTGCTGGCCTCAACCCGCCTGTGGCTCAGAGCTTATGAGTCCACGACCTAG
- a CDS encoding diacylglycerol/lipid kinase family protein, which produces MTDSITLHGDATRPETGPETGPDAAPVSNHDMAEAADTVVRELTPHVEIRRVVVLVNPASGSVGPRAVGEVEAIMAEYPCEAEVISLEGHRIDAQIETALASGPDVLFVLAGDGTARAVASRAGPKGPLVAPLPGGTMNMLPKALYGTADWKLALRKALEEGAPQCVSGGTVQGEDFYCAAILGSPALWAPAREAMRSGKLSLAWAYGRRALRRAFTGRLRFSLDGAAKAKTEALVLISPMISRALDEPVGLEAAAMDPSDTGQAFRLAATALFSDWRQDPSVTTRPARKIEVWARSKIPAVIDGEPTLLPHETKVTFIPKAFQALAPHPPAAEDSV; this is translated from the coding sequence ATGACCGACAGCATCACCCTTCACGGCGACGCCACCAGACCTGAAACGGGGCCTGAAACGGGACCTGACGCGGCGCCCGTATCGAACCACGACATGGCCGAGGCGGCGGACACCGTCGTCCGCGAACTGACGCCCCATGTCGAGATCCGGCGTGTCGTGGTGCTGGTCAATCCGGCCTCGGGTTCGGTCGGCCCGCGCGCTGTCGGCGAGGTCGAGGCCATCATGGCCGAATACCCCTGCGAGGCCGAGGTGATCTCGCTGGAAGGCCATCGCATCGACGCCCAGATCGAGACGGCTCTGGCCTCCGGGCCCGACGTCCTGTTCGTCCTGGCCGGAGACGGCACGGCGCGGGCCGTGGCCTCGCGCGCAGGACCGAAGGGACCGCTGGTCGCCCCCCTGCCCGGCGGCACGATGAACATGCTGCCCAAGGCGCTCTACGGCACCGCCGACTGGAAGCTGGCGCTGCGCAAGGCGCTGGAAGAGGGGGCGCCGCAATGCGTTTCGGGGGGAACCGTCCAGGGCGAAGACTTCTATTGCGCGGCCATCCTCGGCTCTCCCGCCCTCTGGGCCCCGGCGCGCGAGGCCATGCGGTCGGGCAAGCTGTCCCTGGCCTGGGCCTATGGCCGCCGCGCCCTGCGCCGCGCCTTCACCGGCCGACTGCGGTTCTCGCTGGACGGCGCCGCCAAGGCCAAGACCGAGGCCCTGGTCCTGATCAGCCCGATGATCTCGCGCGCGCTGGACGAACCCGTCGGGCTGGAAGCCGCCGCCATGGATCCGAGCGATACCGGCCAAGCCTTCCGTCTGGCGGCGACGGCCCTGTTCAGCGACTGGCGTCAAGACCCGTCGGTCACCACCCGGCCCGCGCGCAAGATCGAGGTCTGGGCCCGGTCGAAGATCCCGGCCGTGATCGACGGCGAGCCGACCCTGTTGCCGCACGAGACGAAGGTCACCTTCATCCCCAAGGCCTTCCAGGCCCTTGCGCCCCATCCGCCGGCGGCGGAAGACAGCGTATGA
- a CDS encoding aldo/keto reductase — translation MKPLPVQTPAGKLAMAVVTDPERGVGAVATAPVGAREEAMRFLLQTAADGGINTVATRPDRDGERLLGQAWPFPSPFRVTVRTVPLSEGLDRVEARARRSLERMGLPRGDTLLVSNAADLAGAEGRALWERMKALKDRGLYRRIGFCATMEDGPALLARRYQPDVVQMPCNLLDQRPVTEGTLSDLAAMDIDVHIASVFARGLLFASRESLPPHLAEHGPALSRVRRSLAEARVDPMQAALAFALNLPPAACVVASVASAAELRAILAASCAPKPDLDWEALALSEPAALSARTPISAAA, via the coding sequence GTGAAGCCTCTCCCCGTACAGACTCCCGCCGGCAAACTGGCCATGGCGGTCGTGACCGACCCCGAAAGGGGCGTGGGCGCCGTGGCGACCGCACCGGTCGGCGCGCGCGAGGAGGCGATGCGTTTCCTGCTGCAGACCGCCGCCGACGGCGGGATCAACACCGTCGCCACCCGTCCCGATCGCGACGGCGAGCGGCTGCTGGGTCAGGCTTGGCCCTTCCCGTCGCCGTTCCGTGTGACCGTACGCACCGTGCCCCTGTCCGAGGGGCTGGACCGGGTCGAGGCCCGCGCCCGCCGCTCGCTGGAGCGGATGGGTCTGCCGCGCGGCGACACGCTTCTGGTGTCCAACGCCGCCGACCTGGCTGGAGCCGAGGGCCGCGCCCTGTGGGAGCGGATGAAGGCGCTCAAGGATCGCGGGCTTTATCGCCGCATCGGCTTCTGCGCGACCATGGAGGATGGCCCGGCCCTGCTGGCGCGCCGCTACCAGCCCGACGTCGTCCAGATGCCCTGCAATCTTCTGGACCAGCGTCCGGTGACCGAAGGGACCCTGTCTGATCTCGCGGCCATGGATATCGACGTCCACATCGCATCGGTCTTTGCGCGCGGCCTGCTGTTCGCCAGCCGAGAAAGCCTGCCGCCGCATCTGGCCGAGCACGGTCCGGCCCTGTCGCGCGTGCGCCGCAGCCTGGCCGAGGCCCGCGTCGACCCGATGCAGGCCGCCCTGGCCTTCGCGTTGAACCTGCCGCCCGCCGCTTGCGTCGTGGCCAGCGTTGCCTCGGCGGCCGAGCTGCGCGCCATCCTGGCCGCCTCCTGCGCGCCCAAGCCCGATCTGGACTGGGAGGCGCTCGCCCTGTCCGAGCCGGCCGCCCTCAGCGCCCGCACGCCGATCAGCGCCGCGGCCTGA
- a CDS encoding glycine zipper domain-containing protein, translating to MATTKAREDIKNDLKTLKEDLKTGAREETERLKEKAAEAQQRLKAKSAEAEAQVREKAEVLREQARGYYDQARLRGREYYDDASERFDEAQRYITERVQERPVQSTAIALGVGVVLGLLLAGRRR from the coding sequence ATGGCCACGACCAAGGCTCGAGAAGATATCAAGAACGACCTAAAGACCCTGAAGGAAGACCTGAAGACCGGCGCCCGCGAGGAAACCGAACGTCTGAAGGAAAAAGCCGCCGAGGCCCAGCAGCGTCTGAAGGCCAAGTCCGCCGAGGCCGAGGCCCAGGTGCGCGAAAAGGCCGAGGTTCTGCGCGAACAGGCGCGCGGCTATTATGACCAGGCTCGTCTGCGCGGCCGCGAGTACTACGACGACGCCTCCGAGCGGTTCGACGAGGCCCAGCGCTACATCACCGAACGCGTCCAGGAACGTCCGGTCCAGTCGACCGCCATCGCGCTCGGCGTCGGCGTTGTGCTCGGCTTGCTGCTGGCCGGTCGTCGCCGCTGA
- a CDS encoding YMGG-like glycine zipper-containing protein, translating to MKKALIAIGAAGLMASACASDPYGGTNETAKQGAIGAGLGAVAGAIIGNNVGSGNAATGALIGGLAGGAVGAIRGSNQDRANQQRYRDNGGAYYYCYDNRQSECYWENGQRRN from the coding sequence ATGAAGAAGGCACTCATCGCCATCGGCGCCGCCGGTCTTATGGCTTCGGCCTGCGCCAGCGATCCTTACGGCGGCACCAATGAAACCGCGAAGCAGGGCGCAATCGGCGCCGGCCTCGGCGCCGTCGCTGGCGCGATCATCGGCAACAATGTCGGCAGCGGCAACGCCGCCACCGGCGCCCTGATCGGCGGCCTCGCCGGCGGCGCCGTCGGCGCCATCCGCGGCTCCAACCAGGACCGCGCGAACCAGCAGCGCTACCGCGACAACGGCGGCGCCTATTACTATTGCTACGATAACCGTCAGTCCGAATGCTATTGGGAAAACGGCCAGCGCCGCAACTAG
- a CDS encoding metallophosphoesterase family protein: MSSGRLIQFSDVHFGAEHRRACAAALDYAHAAQNDLILITGDVTQKGLPNEFKAAGDWIRAMPEPRFVVVGNHDVPYYSAMARLFWPWRAFEAATGHPAHDGEFKRDNLMVRGVTTARGWQARLNWSKGVIDLDQTRRAAAALRQAPVGALRILACHHPLIEMIGTPMTGDVKRGDAAAEIFAEAGVDLIMTGHTHIPFALPIDLTDRCSYAVGCGTLSHRERGTPPSFNQLEWDEREIVVTAMAWDGSAFAPSRTWRLPRRQDTRHPDTAPDPAVAGDKEKAAV; encoded by the coding sequence TTGAGCTCCGGCCGCCTGATCCAGTTTTCCGACGTCCATTTCGGCGCCGAGCACCGGCGCGCCTGCGCCGCCGCTCTCGACTACGCCCACGCCGCGCAGAACGACCTGATCCTGATCACCGGCGACGTGACCCAGAAGGGCCTGCCGAACGAGTTCAAGGCGGCGGGCGACTGGATCCGGGCCATGCCCGAGCCGCGCTTCGTCGTCGTCGGCAATCATGACGTTCCCTACTATAGCGCCATGGCCCGGCTGTTCTGGCCCTGGCGCGCCTTCGAGGCGGCGACTGGCCATCCGGCCCATGACGGCGAGTTCAAGCGCGACAATCTGATGGTGCGGGGCGTGACCACGGCCCGGGGCTGGCAGGCGCGGCTGAACTGGTCGAAGGGCGTCATCGATCTGGACCAGACCCGGCGGGCCGCCGCCGCCCTGCGCCAGGCGCCGGTCGGGGCCCTGCGCATCCTGGCCTGCCATCACCCGTTGATCGAGATGATCGGCACGCCGATGACCGGCGACGTCAAGCGCGGCGACGCGGCGGCCGAAATCTTCGCCGAGGCCGGGGTCGATCTGATCATGACCGGCCATACCCATATCCCCTTCGCCCTGCCGATCGACCTGACGGACCGGTGCTCCTATGCGGTCGGTTGCGGGACCCTGTCGCACCGCGAACGCGGCACGCCTCCGAGCTTCAACCAACTGGAGTGGGATGAGCGCGAGATCGTGGTCACGGCCATGGCCTGGGACGGCTCAGCCTTCGCGCCCAGTCGCACCTGGCGTCTGCCGCGCCGTCAGGACACCCGCCACCCGGACACCGCGCCCGACCCGGCCGTCGCGGGCGACAAGGAAAAGGCGGCGGTCTAG
- a CDS encoding protein-disulfide reductase DsbD family protein, whose protein sequence is MRLLKFLLLSLALISGAASAPGAWAQTPAQSPSGGASGAQKTERIEAELVPMSAWAAPGSTAVVAVRQQIKPGWHTYWRNPGDSGGPTTLDWTLPAHVTAGDIVWPLPQRQRLSGLTNYGYEGEVFLPVPIEVPAEAKPGTTIPLTVRAVFLVCSAEMCVPDPLTLRLDLPIKAGAAPLAGATGRRIQTVVETAPRPAGITAHATLQNGALTLSLTGGPLNGIAPRQASFFPFEGDVIDHAAAQFGQRGPNGLTLTLAPGRDLKTDGLTSPVSGVLSTDLGSWEITATPGPALPGTTGAGALEPTPDAFGQAEAPAKTGPLDLLKAAAFALLGGLILNLMPCVFPILAMKAAALTRSAHEPAEARRDGVAFTIGVLVSFAVLAAVLLALRAGGQAVGWGFQLQSPAVVAALALLMLAVALNLSGVFEVGQRLQSIGGQSPLSRLPGGTGAFFTGVLAVVVAAPCTAPFMAFALGAALVMPAPMAMVVFLMLGLGLALPYLAISLSPGLLARLPKPGRWMVLLQRWLALPMYAAAAWLVWVFWRQTDLSPALLLLAACVAAAVGLAAVGMFAGRARWARGLGWGAIAVAVTLTGVSGHLAARANAPAELPADAWSEAKVQAALASGRPVLVNFTADWCVSCKINERTALSSPVTARALRETNALYLEGDWTRRDDAITRELEKHGRSGVPLYLVYRPGKAEPEVLPQLLTDGVVVEALK, encoded by the coding sequence TTGCGTCTTCTGAAATTCCTTCTTCTCAGCCTGGCCCTCATTTCCGGAGCGGCGTCAGCCCCGGGCGCGTGGGCGCAAACCCCGGCCCAAAGCCCGTCCGGCGGGGCGTCAGGCGCGCAGAAGACCGAGCGGATCGAGGCCGAACTGGTCCCCATGTCGGCCTGGGCCGCGCCGGGATCGACCGCCGTGGTCGCGGTCAGACAACAGATCAAACCCGGCTGGCACACCTACTGGCGCAATCCGGGCGACTCGGGCGGGCCGACGACCCTGGACTGGACCCTGCCCGCCCATGTCACGGCCGGCGACATCGTCTGGCCCCTGCCGCAGCGCCAGCGGCTCTCAGGGCTTACCAACTATGGCTATGAGGGCGAGGTCTTCCTGCCCGTGCCGATCGAGGTCCCGGCCGAGGCCAAACCCGGAACCACCATCCCCCTGACCGTCCGCGCCGTCTTTCTGGTCTGCAGCGCCGAGATGTGCGTGCCGGATCCCCTGACCCTGAGGCTGGACCTGCCGATCAAGGCCGGCGCCGCGCCCCTGGCCGGAGCGACCGGCCGCCGCATCCAGACGGTGGTCGAGACCGCGCCCCGCCCCGCCGGGATCACCGCCCATGCGACGCTTCAGAACGGCGCCCTGACCCTGAGCCTGACCGGCGGCCCGCTGAACGGGATCGCGCCCAGACAGGCCTCCTTCTTCCCGTTCGAGGGCGACGTCATCGACCACGCCGCCGCCCAGTTCGGCCAGCGCGGCCCGAACGGCCTGACCCTGACCCTCGCCCCCGGCCGCGACCTCAAGACGGACGGCCTGACCAGCCCCGTCTCCGGCGTCCTGTCGACCGATCTGGGGAGCTGGGAGATCACCGCGACCCCCGGCCCGGCCCTGCCCGGAACCACGGGCGCGGGCGCCCTCGAACCCACCCCCGACGCCTTCGGTCAGGCCGAGGCTCCGGCGAAGACCGGCCCGCTCGACCTTCTGAAGGCCGCCGCCTTCGCCCTTCTGGGCGGGCTGATCCTCAATCTGATGCCCTGCGTCTTCCCGATTCTGGCCATGAAGGCGGCGGCCCTGACCCGCTCAGCCCATGAACCGGCCGAGGCGCGCCGCGACGGCGTCGCCTTCACGATCGGGGTGCTGGTCTCCTTCGCCGTCCTCGCCGCCGTGCTTCTGGCCCTGCGCGCCGGAGGACAGGCGGTCGGCTGGGGCTTCCAGCTCCAGTCCCCGGCGGTGGTCGCGGCTCTCGCCCTCCTGATGCTGGCCGTGGCGCTCAACCTGTCCGGCGTCTTCGAGGTCGGCCAGAGGCTTCAATCCATCGGCGGCCAATCGCCCCTGTCCCGCCTGCCCGGAGGAACCGGCGCCTTCTTCACCGGGGTTCTGGCCGTGGTGGTCGCGGCCCCCTGCACGGCGCCCTTCATGGCCTTTGCGCTGGGCGCGGCTCTGGTGATGCCGGCCCCCATGGCCATGGTCGTCTTCCTGATGCTGGGTCTGGGTCTGGCCCTGCCCTATCTGGCGATCAGCCTGTCGCCGGGCCTGCTGGCGAGATTGCCGAAGCCCGGACGCTGGATGGTGCTGCTCCAGAGGTGGCTGGCCCTGCCGATGTACGCCGCCGCCGCCTGGCTGGTCTGGGTCTTCTGGCGGCAGACGGACCTGTCTCCGGCCCTGCTGCTGCTCGCGGCCTGCGTCGCCGCCGCCGTGGGTCTGGCCGCCGTCGGGATGTTCGCCGGCCGCGCCCGTTGGGCGCGCGGCCTCGGCTGGGGCGCGATCGCCGTCGCCGTCACACTGACCGGGGTCTCGGGCCATCTGGCGGCGCGCGCGAACGCTCCCGCCGAACTCCCCGCCGACGCCTGGTCCGAGGCGAAGGTTCAGGCGGCGCTGGCCTCGGGCCGTCCGGTCCTGGTCAACTTCACCGCCGACTGGTGCGTCAGCTGCAAGATCAACGAACGCACCGCCCTGTCCTCGCCGGTCACCGCCCGGGCGCTGCGGGAGACGAACGCCCTCTACCTCGAAGGCGACTGGACGCGCCGGGATGACGCGATCACCCGGGAGCTGGAGAAGCATGGGCGGTCAGGGGTGCCGCTGTATCTGGTCTACCGGCCCGGGAAGGCCGAGCCGGAAGTGCTGCCACAGCTGCTGACGGACGGGGTGGTGGTGGAGGCGTTGAAGTGA
- a CDS encoding OmpA family protein produces MGKGGILVAAVACAGLLAGCETTRNMFTDRSQIVETPSACAAKRFEIYFADGEARLTEPARQAIGLTATQLQGCRINSVKVLGLADARGGAQANQSLSERRATAVAEALAAAGWPSPAFEVGAAGDDGAVNAQGVREPLRRRTEVLVDAAPN; encoded by the coding sequence ATGGGCAAGGGCGGGATTCTGGTCGCGGCGGTGGCTTGCGCGGGGCTGCTGGCGGGGTGCGAGACGACGCGGAACATGTTCACCGACCGGTCGCAGATCGTGGAGACGCCGTCGGCGTGCGCGGCGAAGCGGTTCGAGATCTATTTCGCGGACGGGGAGGCTCGGCTGACGGAGCCGGCGCGGCAGGCGATCGGGCTGACGGCGACCCAGCTGCAGGGCTGCAGGATCAACAGCGTCAAGGTGCTGGGCCTGGCGGACGCCAGGGGCGGGGCCCAGGCCAACCAGAGCCTGTCGGAGCGGCGGGCGACGGCGGTTGCCGAGGCCCTGGCGGCGGCCGGCTGGCCCTCGCCGGCGTTCGAGGTGGGCGCGGCGGGCGACGACGGGGCGGTCAACGCCCAGGGCGTGCGCGAGCCCTTGCGGCGGCGCACCGAGGTCCTCGTCGACGCGGCCCCCAATTAG
- a CDS encoding DUF1328 domain-containing protein, whose translation MLRWAIIFFVVALVAAVLGFGGIAGMSFEIAKFVAIIAVVLFLASLIMGGLRGRGTRI comes from the coding sequence ATGCTGCGCTGGGCTATCATCTTCTTCGTCGTGGCGCTCGTCGCCGCTGTTCTGGGCTTCGGCGGCATCGCCGGCATGTCCTTCGAGATCGCCAAGTTCGTCGCGATCATCGCCGTCGTCCTGTTCCTGGCTTCCCTGATCATGGGCGGTCTGCGCGGACGCGGGACGCGCATATAA